Proteins from a genomic interval of Streptomyces sp. Tu6071:
- a CDS encoding helix-turn-helix domain-containing protein → MVENGHVSVIRQMTYQPVGRRASSVETMTFGRLRALNDGGTQRADFHVLAVIDAGPGSVTVDFHRHPLEDRSAVWIPPGAVHQWNDIADVTGHLVLFVPTAPVTHATRELAASPDPAAHWSIPDADWSFVDTARSHLLLEASAPPSGSRTELPEILLSALITRLHPPHAEARLAPAVFRSFRSSVEAHYRQHHDASYYARALGYAPRTLSRAVQQATGRTAKAYIVERIVLEAKRLLAHDRLTAARCADVLGFPDASNFSVFFRKATGMRPGAWQATVTTE, encoded by the coding sequence ATGGTGGAAAATGGACACGTGAGCGTGATCCGGCAAATGACCTACCAACCCGTGGGACGCCGCGCCTCCTCGGTCGAGACGATGACCTTCGGCCGCCTTCGCGCGCTGAACGACGGCGGCACACAGCGCGCCGACTTCCATGTCCTCGCCGTCATCGACGCCGGACCCGGCTCGGTCACCGTCGATTTCCACCGCCACCCGCTCGAAGACCGCTCCGCGGTGTGGATTCCACCCGGCGCCGTGCACCAGTGGAATGACATCGCCGACGTGACAGGGCACCTCGTGCTGTTCGTGCCGACCGCGCCGGTCACCCACGCCACCCGAGAACTGGCCGCCTCCCCCGACCCGGCCGCACACTGGAGCATCCCCGACGCCGACTGGTCCTTCGTCGACACGGCACGCAGCCATCTCCTCCTCGAAGCATCCGCCCCACCCAGTGGCTCCCGGACAGAGCTGCCCGAAATCCTGCTCTCCGCGCTCATCACCCGGCTGCACCCCCCGCACGCCGAAGCACGGCTCGCCCCTGCGGTGTTCCGGTCGTTCCGCTCCAGCGTCGAAGCGCACTACCGGCAGCACCACGACGCCAGCTACTACGCCCGTGCGCTGGGATACGCGCCCCGCACCCTCTCACGAGCGGTGCAGCAGGCCACCGGCCGCACCGCGAAGGCGTACATCGTCGAACGGATCGTCCTGGAGGCCAAACGGCTCCTCGCACACGATCGCCTCACCGCCGCCCGCTGCGCCGACGTACTCGGCTTCCCCGACGCATCCAACTTCTCGGTCTTCTTCCGCAAGGCGACAGGCATGCGCCCGGGCGCGTGGCAGGCAACGGTGACCACCGAGTGA
- the glnA gene encoding type I glutamate--ammonia ligase, with amino-acid sequence MFQNADDAKKFIADEGVEFVDVRFCDLPGVMQHFTVPAKAFDPAEELAFDGSSIRGFQAIHESDMALRADLTTARVDPFRRDKTLNINFFIHDPITGEQYSRDPRNVAKKAEAYLASTGIADTAFFGPEAEFYVFDSVRFETSANRSVYEIDSEAGAWNTGSEVNNRGYKVRYKGGYFPAPPVDHFADLRAEISLELDKAGLEVERQHHEVGTAGQAEINYKFNTLLAAADDLMLFKYIVKNVAWRNNKTATFMPKPIFGDNGSGMHVHQSLWTGGQPLFYDEQGYAGLSDIARYYIGGILKHAPSLLAFTNPTVNSYHRLVPGFEAPVNLVYSQRNRSAAMRIPITGSNPKAKRVEFRAPDPSSNPYLAFSALLLAGLDGIKNKIEPAEPIDKDLYELAPEEHAGVPQVPTSLPAVLDALEADNEYLQAGGVFTSDLIETWIDYKRTAEIAPIQLRPHPHEFELYFDI; translated from the coding sequence ATGTTCCAGAACGCCGATGACGCCAAGAAGTTCATCGCCGACGAGGGCGTGGAATTCGTCGACGTCCGCTTCTGCGACCTGCCGGGTGTGATGCAGCACTTCACGGTGCCGGCGAAGGCGTTCGACCCGGCCGAGGAGCTGGCCTTCGACGGCTCGTCGATCCGCGGCTTCCAGGCGATCCACGAGTCGGACATGGCGCTGCGCGCCGACCTGACGACCGCGCGGGTGGACCCCTTCCGCCGTGACAAGACGCTGAACATCAACTTCTTCATCCACGACCCGATCACGGGCGAGCAGTACAGCCGCGACCCGCGCAACGTGGCGAAGAAGGCCGAGGCGTACCTCGCGTCGACCGGCATCGCCGACACCGCGTTCTTCGGTCCCGAGGCCGAGTTCTACGTCTTCGACAGCGTCCGCTTCGAGACCTCGGCGAACCGCTCGGTCTACGAGATCGACTCCGAGGCCGGCGCCTGGAACACCGGCTCCGAGGTGAACAACCGCGGCTACAAGGTCCGCTACAAGGGCGGTTACTTCCCGGCCCCGCCGGTCGACCACTTCGCCGACCTGCGTGCCGAGATCTCCCTGGAGCTGGACAAGGCGGGCCTCGAGGTCGAGCGCCAGCACCACGAGGTGGGCACGGCCGGTCAGGCCGAGATCAACTACAAGTTCAACACGCTGCTCGCCGCGGCCGACGACCTGATGCTCTTCAAGTACATCGTGAAGAACGTCGCCTGGCGCAACAACAAGACCGCGACCTTCATGCCGAAGCCGATCTTCGGCGACAACGGCTCGGGCATGCACGTGCACCAGTCGCTGTGGACCGGCGGCCAGCCGCTCTTCTACGACGAGCAGGGCTACGCGGGCCTCTCGGACATCGCCCGCTACTACATCGGCGGCATCCTCAAGCACGCGCCCTCGCTGCTCGCCTTCACCAACCCGACGGTGAACTCGTACCACCGCCTGGTCCCCGGCTTCGAGGCCCCGGTCAACCTGGTCTACTCGCAGCGCAACCGCTCCGCCGCGATGCGCATCCCGATCACGGGCTCGAACCCGAAGGCGAAGCGCGTCGAGTTCCGCGCCCCGGACCCGTCCTCGAACCCGTACCTCGCCTTCTCGGCGCTCCTCCTCGCGGGCCTCGACGGCATCAAGAACAAGATCGAGCCGGCCGAGCCGATCGACAAGGACCTCTACGAGCTGGCCCCCGAGGAGCACGCGGGCGTCCCCCAGGTCCCGACCTCGCTCCCGGCCGTCCTCGACGCCCTCGAGGCGGACAACGAGTACCTGCAGGCGGGCGGTGTCTTCACCTCCGACCTGATCGAGACCTGGATCGACTACAAGCGCACGGCCGAGATCGCCCCGATCCAGCTCCGGCCGCACCCGCACGAGTTCGAGCTGTACTTCGACATCTAA
- a CDS encoding response regulator — protein MPEQISVLVVDDEPVIRAGLSAILDSQADITVAGTADDGEEAVEACARLRPDVLLMDIRMPRRDGLWALAELGRRGLLGPGRSRALMLTTFDLDAYVDDALAAGASGFLLKNSSYEELTGAVRAAAAGHSALSPAVTQRIIEGHLSGRRRPSDQDLARLRDLTEREVDVLRLIRDGLSNAEIADRLVVSLHTVKTHVSRVLTKTGCQSRAQAAVLARNTLT, from the coding sequence ATGCCTGAGCAGATCAGCGTGCTCGTCGTGGACGACGAGCCGGTCATCCGTGCCGGACTGAGCGCGATCCTGGACAGTCAGGCGGACATCACCGTGGCGGGCACCGCGGACGACGGTGAGGAAGCCGTCGAGGCGTGCGCGCGGCTACGGCCTGATGTGCTGCTGATGGACATCCGGATGCCGCGCCGCGACGGACTGTGGGCGCTGGCCGAGCTGGGCCGCCGGGGGCTGCTCGGGCCGGGGCGCAGCCGGGCTCTCATGCTGACCACGTTCGACCTGGACGCCTACGTCGACGATGCGCTGGCGGCTGGGGCTTCCGGCTTCCTACTGAAGAACAGTTCGTACGAAGAACTGACCGGGGCCGTGCGTGCCGCGGCTGCCGGGCACAGCGCGCTGAGCCCGGCAGTGACCCAGCGGATCATCGAGGGCCATCTCAGCGGCCGGCGCCGGCCCAGCGACCAGGATCTGGCCCGGCTGCGGGACCTGACCGAGCGGGAGGTCGACGTGCTGCGTCTGATCCGGGACGGGCTGAGCAACGCCGAGATCGCCGACCGGCTTGTCGTCAGCCTGCACACGGTCAAGACGCACGTCAGCCGCGTGCTCACGAAGACCGGCTGCCAGAGCCGCGCGCAGGCGGCGGTGCTGGCCAGGAACACCCTGACCTGA
- a CDS encoding serine hydrolase domain-containing protein: protein MSAPTLSRQHRIRRGALIIALTTCLGAALVSCSDEAEPAAGQSAASPAADTQLARLTQQAADTGSLGVIVRVDSGDGKPVEIAKQAAWTKDDHRLAAGDRFRVGSNTKTVTATLVLQQVAQQKISLDDTVEKWLPGLVKGGGHITVRMLLNHTSGLGDFLLTPQFLPSLTGQEKRTWTPQELLAITPEQDPPAEPGETYSYSNANYEALGLILEKATGSSLAELIEQKITKPLGMKDSYLATNADWGTGKNRGKQHVTGYEPDAARLKQILSATVDLPEGVGFAGPERPDDNVDTAAIDPSWSWAAGGMVSTAADWQTFLTALNSGELLPETQLKQMRTTVDAPEEGGGYGLGLMRVDTACGTVWGHTGGLPGYSSEIYTDATGTRSVAVLTSTNFGIKEKKAAATNKALVDAATCQMLGKPQPSDSPTG from the coding sequence ATGTCCGCACCAACACTGTCCCGCCAGCACCGAATCCGCCGCGGAGCGCTGATCATCGCCTTGACGACCTGCCTGGGCGCGGCGCTCGTGAGCTGCTCGGACGAGGCCGAACCGGCGGCCGGGCAGAGCGCGGCGAGCCCGGCGGCCGACACGCAGCTGGCCCGTCTCACGCAGCAGGCGGCCGACACCGGCTCCCTGGGCGTCATCGTCCGGGTCGACTCCGGCGACGGGAAGCCCGTCGAGATCGCCAAGCAGGCCGCTTGGACCAAGGACGACCACCGCCTCGCCGCCGGCGACCGGTTCCGAGTCGGATCCAACACCAAGACGGTCACCGCCACCCTCGTCCTGCAGCAGGTCGCCCAGCAGAAGATCAGCCTCGACGACACGGTCGAGAAGTGGCTGCCCGGCCTGGTCAAGGGCGGTGGGCACATCACCGTACGGATGCTGCTCAACCACACCAGCGGCCTGGGCGACTTCCTGCTGACCCCGCAATTCCTGCCCTCCCTCACCGGCCAGGAGAAGCGCACCTGGACGCCGCAGGAACTGCTCGCCATCACGCCCGAGCAGGACCCGCCGGCCGAGCCCGGCGAGACGTACTCCTACAGCAACGCCAATTACGAAGCGCTCGGGCTGATCCTGGAGAAGGCCACCGGGAGCAGTCTGGCCGAGCTGATCGAGCAGAAGATCACCAAGCCGCTGGGCATGAAGGACTCCTACCTCGCCACGAACGCAGACTGGGGCACCGGTAAAAACAGAGGCAAGCAGCACGTCACCGGCTACGAGCCGGACGCCGCGCGACTGAAGCAGATCCTGTCCGCAACCGTGGACCTGCCCGAAGGCGTCGGGTTCGCCGGACCCGAACGTCCCGACGACAACGTCGACACCGCCGCCATCGACCCGAGCTGGTCGTGGGCGGCAGGCGGCATGGTCTCCACCGCGGCGGACTGGCAGACGTTCCTCACCGCGCTGAACTCCGGCGAGTTGCTGCCCGAAACCCAGCTGAAGCAGATGCGGACCACCGTGGACGCGCCTGAGGAAGGCGGCGGCTACGGACTGGGGCTGATGCGGGTGGACACGGCCTGCGGCACGGTCTGGGGTCACACCGGCGGTCTGCCCGGCTACTCCAGTGAGATCTACACCGACGCCACCGGCACCCGCAGCGTCGCGGTCCTCACAAGTACGAACTTCGGCATCAAGGAAAAGAAGGCCGCCGCCACGAACAAGGCCCTCGTCGACGCCGCGACCTGCCAGATGCTCGGCAAGCCCCAGCCCTCGGACAGCCCGACCGGTTGA
- a CDS encoding DUF4265 domain-containing protein, protein MPLLGTVEVHQGARHDGSPADGQVDRGAVPIFRPALFSGAAPNRRRQADADRPPQHGARLGLGTQRRFVVRAFAHLHWFRPPAHPLGDPRRHPRGVPHPGMRAHLLATTACDPPSSSREACCRILRSGSCSRRDAITIITHEDPIGRVPSNYMIHADLSERQEGWREQLWTRRLTEDIFEVACLPFFTYGICYRDVVTIDTNHLVASVVQKSGDRTLRVALVAEHKDRDQLHEHLYEVLEAALQHEWLRVGRPAARHRSRCPHEGAESTSPSRFPSLGARLLTRTLIPLGVLTDRFRMS, encoded by the coding sequence ATGCCCCTTCTCGGCACTGTGGAGGTTCACCAAGGTGCGCGCCACGACGGCTCGCCCGCCGATGGTCAAGTCGACCGGGGCGCGGTTCCGATCTTTCGACCGGCCCTATTCTCCGGGGCCGCCCCGAACCGCCGGAGGCAGGCAGATGCTGATCGCCCGCCGCAGCACGGAGCACGGCTCGGACTCGGCACCCAACGCCGGTTCGTGGTGCGCGCGTTCGCTCACCTGCACTGGTTTCGCCCGCCTGCGCATCCGCTGGGAGATCCGAGACGACATCCACGAGGCGTTCCTCACCCTGGGATGCGCGCTCATCTGCTGGCGACGACTGCTTGCGACCCGCCAAGTTCCAGCAGGGAAGCGTGTTGCAGGATCTTGAGGTCGGGATCCTGCTCCAGGAGGGACGCCATCACCATCATCACGCACGAGGACCCCATCGGCCGGGTTCCGAGCAACTACATGATTCACGCTGACCTCTCGGAGCGACAGGAGGGCTGGCGCGAGCAGTTGTGGACCCGTCGGCTCACCGAAGACATATTCGAAGTGGCCTGTCTGCCGTTTTTCACGTACGGAATCTGCTACCGCGACGTGGTGACCATCGATACCAACCACCTGGTCGCCTCGGTGGTGCAGAAGTCCGGCGACCGGACGCTTCGCGTCGCCCTCGTCGCGGAGCACAAAGACCGGGACCAGCTGCATGAGCACCTGTACGAGGTCCTTGAAGCTGCCCTGCAACACGAGTGGCTTCGGGTCGGTCGACCTGCCGCCCGGCACCGATCGCGCTGCCCTCACGAAGGCGCTGAGAGCACCAGCCCAAGCCGGTTCCCTTCACTGGGAGCCCGACTTTTGACTCGAACGCTCATTCCGTTGGGAGTTCTAACTGATCGTTTCAGAATGAGTTGA
- a CDS encoding sensor histidine kinase encodes MRVRDGRWPGWSADAGLVVLTFVPALLSQPYVDTSGPAWVSLMAYEAVGVVVLLLRRRLPATAFVVGFGALLVALVGSAGEGAKLSPLVFLPLAVLLYNLGHHGVHWRRTVAAVLGVSVLSAAGLWVNRMTTDSGDFQGGLDVLAALAPMPLAWVMGFAARTRQELLVAAERRAADARRARDLEAAQATQRERTRIAGEMHDVVAHSLTLLVVHAETLRARGGELPDWARAQVDGLAAAGRQSSGELRDLLRMLRGPADAVPLQPVPDLGELEALLDSHRAVGGTGGLAMDVALESVPGPVQLVVYRVVQEALVNARRYAPGAPVQVTVRGKDGGELRCEVVNGRGVRRAAAGVGIGLGLVSMEERVGALGGELAAGPTGDGGFRVAATIPWAYADA; translated from the coding sequence ATGAGAGTGAGGGACGGCAGGTGGCCCGGCTGGAGTGCCGATGCCGGGCTGGTCGTACTGACGTTTGTGCCGGCGCTGCTGTCGCAGCCGTACGTGGACACTTCCGGGCCGGCCTGGGTATCGCTCATGGCGTACGAGGCGGTGGGCGTGGTGGTCCTGCTGTTGCGGCGCCGACTGCCGGCCACCGCCTTCGTCGTGGGTTTCGGGGCTCTTCTGGTGGCGCTGGTGGGGAGTGCGGGCGAGGGGGCCAAGCTGTCGCCGCTGGTCTTCCTGCCATTGGCGGTGCTGCTTTACAACCTGGGCCACCACGGCGTGCACTGGCGGCGGACCGTAGCGGCGGTTCTCGGCGTCAGCGTGCTGAGCGCGGCCGGTCTGTGGGTGAACCGGATGACGACCGACTCCGGCGACTTCCAGGGCGGACTGGACGTCCTCGCCGCTCTGGCGCCGATGCCGCTGGCCTGGGTGATGGGGTTCGCCGCGCGCACCCGGCAGGAACTGCTGGTCGCGGCCGAGCGACGGGCGGCCGACGCGCGCCGGGCGCGGGACCTGGAGGCGGCGCAGGCCACGCAGCGCGAGCGGACACGGATCGCGGGCGAGATGCACGACGTGGTCGCGCACTCGCTGACCCTGCTTGTCGTGCACGCGGAGACGCTGCGGGCCCGCGGCGGCGAGCTGCCCGACTGGGCCCGTGCCCAGGTCGACGGCCTTGCCGCGGCGGGCCGGCAGAGCAGCGGCGAGCTGCGTGACCTGCTGCGGATGTTGCGCGGCCCGGCGGACGCCGTCCCGCTCCAGCCCGTGCCGGACCTCGGTGAGCTGGAGGCGCTGCTGGACAGCCACCGTGCCGTTGGCGGAACGGGCGGGCTGGCGATGGACGTCGCGCTGGAGTCCGTACCGGGACCGGTTCAGCTGGTGGTGTACCGCGTCGTGCAGGAGGCACTGGTCAACGCACGCCGGTACGCGCCCGGAGCGCCCGTCCAGGTGACCGTCCGCGGGAAGGACGGCGGTGAGCTGCGGTGTGAGGTCGTGAACGGCCGCGGGGTGCGGCGGGCCGCGGCCGGCGTGGGCATCGGGCTCGGCCTGGTCAGCATGGAGGAGCGGGTGGGCGCGCTGGGCGGCGAACTCGCCGCGGGCCCGACCGGTGACGGCGGCTTCCGCGTCGCAGCGACTATTCCGTGGGCGTACGCGGATGCCTGA
- a CDS encoding alpha/beta fold hydrolase: MDTAQQALLPTYDYRPGTGPTLVFLHYWGGSARTWDLVVDRLAGRDVLAVDFRGWSRSSALPGPYTLGQLADDTLAVLADAGVTDYVLVGHSMGGKVAQLVAATRPAGLRGIVLVGSGPAKPAAQVTPEYQEALSHAYDSAESVAGARDHVLTATELPEPVKAQIVEDSRSGADAARAEWPLHGIAQDITEHTRMVSVPALVVAGEHDQVEPVGVLRDNLVPYLPHPDFVVVPHTGHLIPLEAPAALVDAITAFAPVT, encoded by the coding sequence ATGGATACGGCGCAGCAGGCGCTACTGCCCACTTACGACTATCGGCCGGGGACCGGACCCACTCTGGTGTTCCTGCACTACTGGGGTGGTTCCGCCCGTACCTGGGACCTTGTCGTCGACCGGCTGGCGGGCCGTGACGTGCTTGCGGTCGACTTCCGCGGGTGGAGCCGGTCGAGCGCTCTGCCCGGTCCCTACACGCTCGGTCAGCTCGCCGATGACACGCTCGCCGTGCTCGCCGACGCGGGGGTCACCGACTACGTCCTGGTGGGGCATTCGATGGGCGGCAAGGTCGCACAGCTGGTCGCGGCCACCCGGCCCGCCGGCCTGCGCGGCATCGTTCTCGTCGGCTCCGGCCCGGCGAAGCCGGCCGCACAGGTCACTCCCGAGTACCAGGAGGCCCTGTCGCACGCCTACGACTCCGCCGAGTCCGTGGCCGGGGCACGGGATCACGTCCTCACCGCGACCGAGCTGCCCGAGCCGGTCAAGGCGCAGATCGTGGAGGACTCGCGGAGTGGTGCCGACGCCGCCCGCGCCGAGTGGCCGCTGCACGGCATCGCGCAGGACATCACCGAACACACGCGCATGGTCAGCGTGCCCGCTCTCGTCGTCGCCGGAGAACACGACCAGGTCGAGCCCGTCGGCGTGCTCCGCGACAACCTGGTGCCCTACCTCCCCCACCCCGACTTCGTGGTGGTCCCCCACACGGGTCACCTGATCCCGCTGGAAGCCCCGGCCGCCCTTGTCGACGCCATCACCGCGTTCGCGCCGGTGACCTGA
- a CDS encoding RDD family protein — protein MDNRDAMGSWLSGPRAAAEEMGVDFGYRGERLGLPQDGPGSIAPLGRRFGALIVDWALCMLIAYGLIARGDQQAAGNWALAIFFVLSLLTLGTVGGTPGKALFRLRVISEDGGRLGIVRVLIRSVLLCIAIPALIWDRDSRGLHDRLARAVQIRV, from the coding sequence GTGGACAACAGGGATGCAATGGGATCGTGGCTCTCGGGCCCGCGTGCCGCCGCCGAGGAGATGGGTGTCGACTTCGGGTACCGGGGCGAGCGCCTCGGCCTCCCGCAGGACGGACCCGGCTCCATCGCCCCCCTCGGCCGCCGCTTCGGCGCCCTCATCGTGGACTGGGCCCTGTGCATGCTCATCGCATACGGTCTCATCGCGCGCGGTGACCAGCAGGCGGCGGGGAACTGGGCGCTCGCGATCTTCTTCGTCCTGAGCCTGCTCACTCTCGGCACGGTGGGCGGCACCCCCGGCAAGGCCCTCTTCCGCCTCCGCGTCATCTCCGAGGACGGTGGCAGGCTCGGCATCGTCCGCGTCCTGATCCGCAGCGTGCTCCTCTGCATCGCCATCCCCGCCCTCATCTGGGACCGCGATTCCCGCGGCCTCCACGACCGCCTCGCGCGAGCGGTGCAGATCCGGGTCTGA
- a CDS encoding DUF4191 domain-containing protein — MARKDTAESSANQGRLKQIALTYKMTRRVDPRIGLVIGAVGIVAFGVLLAIGFLIGHPVYLGIFGFLVGVLAMAIIFGRRAERAAFSQMEGQPGAAAAVLDQMKRGWTTTTAVAMNRSQDVVHRAVGKPGIVLIAEGNPNRVKGLLAAEKRKMARVVSDVPVHDMIVGNGEGQVPLKKVRTTLLKYPRVLTGPQVTETTDRLRAMGDMMKNMPLPKGPMPKGMRMPRGPRR; from the coding sequence ATGGCGAGGAAGGACACCGCAGAGAGCTCTGCGAATCAGGGGCGACTGAAACAGATCGCTCTCACTTACAAGATGACCCGACGGGTCGATCCGAGGATCGGCCTGGTGATCGGTGCCGTGGGGATCGTCGCCTTCGGCGTGCTCCTCGCGATCGGTTTCCTGATCGGCCACCCGGTCTACCTGGGCATTTTCGGCTTCCTCGTCGGCGTCCTCGCGATGGCGATCATCTTCGGGCGGCGCGCCGAGCGTGCGGCGTTCTCGCAGATGGAGGGACAGCCGGGCGCGGCGGCGGCGGTGCTCGACCAGATGAAGCGCGGGTGGACGACGACGACGGCGGTCGCGATGAACCGCAGCCAGGACGTCGTGCACCGCGCGGTCGGCAAGCCCGGCATCGTGCTGATCGCCGAGGGCAACCCGAACCGGGTCAAGGGCCTGCTCGCGGCGGAGAAGCGCAAGATGGCGCGCGTCGTCTCCGACGTGCCGGTGCACGACATGATCGTGGGCAACGGCGAGGGCCAGGTGCCGCTGAAGAAGGTCCGTACGACGCTCCTGAAGTACCCGCGCGTCCTCACCGGCCCCCAGGTCACCGAGACCACGGACCGGCTGCGCGCGATGGGCGACATGATGAAGAACATGCCGCTCCCGAAGGGGCCCATGCCGAAGGGCATGCGGATGCCTCGCGGCCCGCGCCGCTGA
- the lipA gene encoding lipoyl synthase, whose amino-acid sequence MSAVAPDGRKMLRLEVRNSQTPIERKPEWIKTRAKMGPEYNELQKLVKSEGLHTVCQEAGCPNIYECWEDREATFLIGGDQCTRRCDFCQIDTGKPQALDRDEPRRVGESVRTMDLNYATVTGVARDDLEDGGAWLYAETVRQIHALTAERPLGGTKVELLIPDFNADPDQLAEVFASRPEVLAHNVETVPRIFKRIRPGFRYERSLKVITEARAAGLITKSNLILGMGETREEVSEALRDLYEAGCELITITQYLRPSPRHHPVERWVKPHEFVELKEEAEQIGYSGVMSGPLVRSSYRAGRLFQQAMERRGAMAGPLPTV is encoded by the coding sequence ATGTCCGCAGTCGCACCCGACGGGCGCAAGATGCTCCGCCTGGAGGTCCGGAACAGCCAGACCCCCATCGAGCGCAAGCCCGAGTGGATCAAGACCCGCGCCAAAATGGGCCCCGAGTACAACGAGCTGCAGAAACTCGTGAAGAGCGAGGGCCTGCACACGGTGTGCCAGGAGGCCGGCTGCCCCAACATCTACGAGTGCTGGGAGGACCGCGAGGCCACCTTCCTCATCGGGGGCGACCAGTGCACCCGGCGCTGCGACTTCTGCCAGATCGACACGGGCAAGCCGCAGGCGCTCGACCGCGACGAGCCGCGCCGCGTCGGTGAGTCGGTCCGCACGATGGACCTCAACTACGCGACCGTCACGGGCGTCGCGCGCGACGACCTGGAGGACGGCGGGGCCTGGCTCTACGCCGAGACCGTCCGGCAGATCCACGCGCTGACCGCCGAGCGGCCCCTGGGCGGCACGAAGGTCGAGCTGCTCATCCCCGACTTCAACGCGGACCCGGACCAGCTCGCCGAGGTCTTCGCCTCGCGCCCCGAGGTCCTCGCGCACAACGTCGAGACGGTCCCGCGCATCTTCAAGCGCATCCGTCCGGGCTTCCGCTACGAGCGCTCCCTCAAGGTCATCACCGAGGCCCGCGCGGCCGGTCTCATCACGAAGTCGAACCTCATCCTCGGCATGGGCGAGACCCGCGAGGAGGTCAGCGAGGCACTGCGCGACCTGTACGAGGCGGGCTGCGAGCTGATCACGATCACGCAGTACCTGCGCCCCTCGCCCCGGCACCACCCCGTCGAGCGCTGGGTCAAGCCGCACGAGTTCGTGGAGCTGAAGGAGGAGGCCGAGCAGATCGGCTACTCGGGGGTCATGTCGGGCCCGCTCGTCCGTTCCTCGTACCGCGCCGGGCGCCTCTTCCAGCAGGCGATGGAGCGGCGCGGCGCGATGGCGGGACCGCTGCCGACCGTGTGA
- a CDS encoding oxidoreductase: MQKQNWLITGVSTGLGRAFAQAALAAGHTVVGTVRSEKDLQAFEELRSGHAHGRILDVTDDDAVSGVVAEVERSVGSLDVVVANAGYGLEGTFEETPLAEVRRQFEVNVFGAVATLRAALPHMRARRRGHLMAVTSMGGLMAVPGMSAYCGSKFALEGILEALGKEVAQFGIHVTAIEPGSFRTDWAGRSMTRAARTVDDYDELFAPIREARQKASGNQLGNPAKAGEAVVHIASVEQPPAHLVLGSDALRLVTAARTAVNEDIRAWKALSRTTDFADGAQL, translated from the coding sequence GTGCAGAAGCAGAACTGGCTCATCACCGGCGTGAGCACGGGCCTGGGGCGCGCTTTCGCGCAAGCCGCCCTGGCTGCCGGGCACACCGTGGTCGGCACCGTCCGCTCCGAGAAGGATCTGCAGGCCTTCGAGGAACTCAGGTCCGGGCACGCTCATGGCCGCATCCTGGACGTGACCGACGATGATGCCGTTTCCGGCGTGGTCGCGGAGGTCGAGCGCAGCGTCGGTTCCCTGGACGTCGTCGTCGCCAACGCCGGCTACGGCCTGGAGGGAACCTTCGAGGAAACCCCACTGGCCGAGGTGCGGCGGCAGTTCGAGGTCAACGTGTTCGGGGCGGTGGCCACCCTGCGGGCGGCGCTGCCCCACATGCGCGCACGCCGCCGCGGACACCTGATGGCCGTCACCTCCATGGGCGGACTCATGGCCGTGCCCGGCATGTCCGCCTACTGCGGCAGCAAGTTCGCCCTGGAAGGCATCCTCGAGGCCCTGGGCAAGGAGGTCGCGCAGTTCGGCATCCACGTGACGGCGATCGAGCCCGGCTCCTTCCGCACCGACTGGGCCGGACGGTCCATGACACGCGCCGCGCGGACCGTCGACGATTACGACGAGCTGTTCGCCCCCATCCGTGAGGCCCGACAGAAGGCCAGCGGCAACCAGCTGGGCAATCCGGCCAAGGCCGGGGAAGCGGTCGTCCACATCGCGTCGGTCGAGCAGCCGCCGGCCCACCTCGTCCTGGGTTCGGACGCGCTGCGACTGGTCACCGCCGCGCGCACGGCCGTGAACGAGGACATCCGCGCGTGGAAGGCCCTCTCTCGTACGACCGACTTCGCCGACGGCGCGCAGCTCTGA
- a CDS encoding TetR/AcrR family transcriptional regulator, producing MPGHHPARSRRAAERKGDVRERAILDTCEALLADKGYDAMTVGDIAQGAGITRGALYFYFGSKQEVVTALVARTVEHLWERSRATAEADEPRRAIAAAMGRTVELWNEHGLVMRTAIDLSLTVPEIGELWNHTADLFIAAITAVLERAGIQAGTAPDQAPAMASALCWMIERTFYHASQESRENLQEASETCEHIWLTSAGLIT from the coding sequence ATGCCCGGCCACCACCCCGCACGAAGCCGTCGCGCCGCCGAACGCAAGGGCGACGTCCGGGAGCGGGCCATCCTCGACACCTGCGAGGCCCTGCTGGCGGACAAGGGATACGACGCCATGACCGTCGGCGACATCGCCCAGGGCGCCGGCATCACCCGCGGCGCGCTGTACTTCTACTTCGGCTCCAAGCAAGAAGTGGTCACGGCACTCGTCGCTCGAACCGTCGAGCACCTGTGGGAGCGGTCGAGGGCCACCGCGGAGGCCGACGAGCCGCGCCGGGCCATCGCGGCAGCCATGGGGCGCACGGTCGAGCTGTGGAACGAGCACGGCCTGGTCATGCGCACGGCGATCGACCTGTCGCTGACCGTGCCGGAGATCGGCGAGCTGTGGAATCACACGGCCGACCTGTTCATCGCGGCCATCACCGCCGTCCTCGAACGCGCCGGCATCCAGGCCGGCACCGCGCCAGACCAGGCCCCGGCGATGGCAAGCGCCCTGTGCTGGATGATCGAGCGGACCTTCTACCACGCCTCACAGGAATCCCGCGAGAACCTTCAGGAGGCGTCGGAGACATGCGAACACATCTGGCTGACCAGCGCCGGTCTGATCACCTGA